The stretch of DNA AGCTGGAAAAAAAAAATTCATGCAAGCTTTTATGTTTGTTTTGTTTTTGAGTTCctgggaatgaatgttttgcaCAACCTTAATGGTTGAGAGCTTGCTCATATGCAAACTTGATGACTTTTGGTCCCTGACTGCATAGATATCTGCAAACCAAATGGCTGTGAGCCCATGTCACTTTGTAGTGTTGTAGTAGCTTAGCTAGCTGCTAGCTTAGCTCATGTATATATGTATGGATGACTTAATATCAATGTTATATGCTCATTTTCAATGAATCACAAAGTTCCAATTGTTGATTTATCCATTGATGGCTGTTTATCCATTGTTTACAGAATAATTTTGAGACACGTGTACATATATATACTGAATATATATTGTGTCCATTTGACTAGTTACCGTTAGATTGTTGGTCGGCATTTCTTTCCCCATGCATCGGACAGTCGGTCGGTATAGGTTTACCCAGACGCCACTTTTACCGATAAATAGTTAGGGTTAGCATAACTCTACGCCGCCTGATGATTCGTCGCTGAAACGACTTATAACGGCTACTATGCAGTCGGCAATTTGAGGCTGTGGTACAGTGTTTGTTGCCGTTTAAAGTATTTATTTTTTTTGTTCCATGGATAATTTGTGCAAAACGAATCTTCAAATAATGAAATTTCTAGTTGTTCCTTGTGACATAAGGTCATATCTTACAGTCTAAACAGTGTAGAAGCTTTCTGCTTGGTTCATAAAAATATTTGGAAGATCTTACTTAGCTTCTACAGAGTGTTCACTATTACTATGGTATAGCACCATGGATCGTGGAGGATCCTTAGGAGCTTTACTATAAAGCATTCACTAAGGTATAGCACTATAGCTTATCCCATAGGTCCATCCATGCTGTTACCAACGGGTGCAACGTTGGACACGGAGAGAGCGCTCAGCTCTTAATTTATAGCACTACTAATTTATAGAAATATAAATCGAGAAAAATATGAGCACTTGTACCAAACCAAAGACTCGAATCAGGGAGGTATGTTCTCTCTCAAGAAACCGGGCATGCTCAGTTCACGATAACATCCATGTCATCTCTGCACATGAACATGCATCTAGCTAGCATATTTAAAATAATATACTACTATATCACTAGCTAGCATGAGCAACAGCAGTGCAATCCATCGACATGTGCTATGGTCTGCATGACGACGGCGTACCGTCGGCGGCTGAGACATGGTGCGGGATAGGTCCAACGGCACGCGCATCTACTCCGCCGATGCCACCATCCTGCAGCCTGCAAGCCCTCTGTTGCTCAGGCATCGATGCCATCATCGACGAGACAAACCTCAACGCCCTCGTCTCTGACACATCCGGTTGGGTGCAGGCCAACTTCCAGCTATACTTGGGCAATGTTTTGTTCAAGTACAGCACCGTCGGCAACGAGGTCGAAGGCGGTGATACGCAGAAGATCCTCCCGGCCATGCAGAACCACAACACCGCGCGCTCTCTGCGGCAGGCCTCAGCAGCATCAAGGTGTCAAGGGCTGTCAAAATGGGCGTGCTTGCCGCCACCTCCTTGCCTTCGTCTGACGGCGCACTCGCCGACCCATGGTCATGGAGGTCCCATCGTCAAGTTCTTGGCGAGCAACGGTTCACCGCTGCTGGCCAACGTCTACCCTTGGCCTACAAGGGTGCAAATGGCTCAACTACGCGCTCTTCAAGCTAAGCTCACAGACATCGAATGGACCTGAGTACAATAACATCTTCGATGCAATGACTGACGCGATCTATTCGGCGATGGTGAAGGTAGGCGCGTCGAACGTGTCGATCGTCGTCGTGTCGTAGAGCGAGTGGCCGTTGGACGGCGGTTCCATGAAAGGAATCGTGTTCGTAGCTTAAAGAGGAGAAGAGGGTAAATTAGACAAACTAAAAACCTTAACATGTGGCTTAAACTAATTTGCATAAAACATAATCTAGAAGCTATCTAGATGTGGAACTATGGTGAACTATGGTGAACATGCTATCCAGATGTGTAAGTATGGTTCCTCTAATATAAAAACCTCATCCCAAAcaagttttgcaacctatacCCAATCCTAGCAATATACTGCGCTAAGAAAATAAAGGCACACAAGTTGTAAGAATGAAATGCTGAAACGTAAAGGAGGGGATAAGAGGAAGCAAACTCTTGACGcaaggatttatcccgtggtatcggTAGGCACTAAGCCATTCTTAGTCCATGTTGTTGAAACACTCGCAAAGATTATTACTTTTTGGTCACCAAGTCTCTTCCGGAGCTCCTCTTGGCTTGCCATAAAGGCTCGGCCACTAAGATTCACGCCAGGTCTTTCGGTCATCTTGATGTTGCCTTCACTACGGAGCTTCCCACGAAGGAGGAGTCTCCTTATCCCCCACATAAAACCGTCGTCGCCGCTCTacaccaagccggagggtcGAAGACTCGCCGACGAGTCACAAAAACTCCAAGGGGCTAGCACACCGAGATTACAGCTGAGGTTCACTCAAGAATCAGCACAAGGTCACAACACTTTGTTCTCacactctctctagagctagCCTAGCACTACACCTCACAAAGCTTGTACTAATCGTAAGGATTTGATCAACGAGCTCTTTGGTTGTCTTGGAGAACTTCAGCAGAGTCTTTGTAGCTTTTCACGAACTCCAAGAGCATCAAATGACCCCGGGTGAGGCCTTATATATGCTAGAGATCCACTCCTAACCGTTGCATGATTTTCTACTGAAAAGTCTAAAGCGTCGATTAAACCAGCCATAGTTGTCGGTTTAACCCGTCACTCTGAATCTGCATGCTAGCCGTTGAACGTCTCTCTGCCACGCCTGACCTTGCTTGCATCATTGCATCGATACATTGCACCAACGcaccgtcggttcaaccggtgctgatGATTTTACTGAAGCAACCATCTCCGACTCCAAAAATTATTTTGCATCATTGAAATACAAATGCACCTATGCCTTCTTTTTGACCGTCGGTTCAACTGGTGCCTCTGTGTTTCTTCACTTGATCATCATTGTAGCTGACATATGCACTGACGCATACCGTTGGTTAAACCGGTGCTACTGACTTGATTACAGTAGCAATTCTCTAATGCACCGGTCAGTTCATTTTCCagaccatcggtttaaccgatcGCCCTTTTTCTGCTGTCACTTGTCCAAATTGTCTCGGCAGTCATTTTCACTGTAACTTAGCATCTTGACAATGATTTGGACCATCTTGTGAATTGGACTCCATCCATGGAATCTAGAAATTCTACAAATCTTGACTTCACAAACTTGTTAGTTCCATTGACTATATTATCACACAATCGCCACAATCACAATTATTGCCTAATGGGACCATGTTTCTTACACTATGGGGCGTCGGTGGAGAATGCACAGACCATGTTGTTAAGGGCACGCCAAAGAGGCCCGGGGCGCTGgagactagttggcttcatcgacagttAAAGATCCAGCAGCAATTTGGCAATGcctaggcttgggggctggcgcCAACGACTACTAGGTGTAACttatgcgactcatctagcttcCAGGTTCGGGGGCTGTAGGCGACACAGCACTCAGCGAataaggtttgatttgagcggtaatttagaacttttttggagaagttacgtgtttaactattttttcagggaattcattcTGAAAAAGCggtttttgaatttctgaacctatttgcccatcttaaccatcaaatctttaccggcatatattgcatgccacgattctttggatcctttattcaaaaccttgaggatttggatttaagCCTCGGGGGCTACAGAGACACGTATCATCAGcaacttattttttaaatcttttaaaagataaggatagaagactcaagactaaattgaccctctGCCTAATTCTACGAGTCAATCTAAGGCTTAGGGCTACtacatatggagtgcgagtttaatcgtaccccatataaaagaagacttgacaactactcgtggtatgagcacctcacagcctcgatgcagccaaggaagtacttggaagataccttcaagatggagttcgggagaactcgaagacgccttcagaagtactcagaagcctgcagtactcgactacgaagtgctcgagggcttgtcatacccgggcccacgggactatgcacatggcgtacatcttacaggataaggggtgggatatggcccacgccctacaccaattgtaactactcataccaAAGTAGAACTACTCGAGCAGTATTAGAACTAgttggaacagaaggaaactacctgagaagtactcgggtataACTCGTGAGCTCGTATCCGGCTAGAACTTCCACGTAACTATAtgccccaaactatataagggcgggcaggaacCCCCTCTAAACAGGAGATCACCCTcaacatctaaggcaatacaaaccacatagaacatagggtattatgctctccgcggcccgaacctgtctaaactttatattccttgcaccttcgagcttTTGATCTTAGCGACTCCCTatctacaaactcaccatctcGGGCGTATCCTCAATggacgtggcggtaaaacaccgacagctcgTGGTAGTGGCTGGTTATCTGAGATATTTTTCCTTTTTTATTTTACtgttttcaatttttttattttctagaaATTAATTTGTAGGGGCAGGTCTTCCATGACCCTCCCCTCTAAATaccatttctaggggcgggtgacgtcatgacccgcccctggaaatgcATTTACAGGGGTGGGCACGTTACTCGCTCCTGCAAATAACTATTTATAGCTGCGAAAAATAGGAGCGGGTAATGCATCCGCCTCTATAAATGCTATTTTACCCGCCCTTGGGAACGTTTTGTGTAG from Panicum hallii strain FIL2 chromosome 3, PHallii_v3.1, whole genome shotgun sequence encodes:
- the LOC112885500 gene encoding glucan endo-1,3-beta-glucosidase GII-like; translation: MPPSCSLQALCCSGIDAIIDETNLNALVSDTSGWVQANFQLYLGNVLFKYSTVGNEVEGGDTQKILPAMQNHNTARSLRQASAASRCQGLSKWACLPPPPCLRLTAHSPTHGHGGPIVKFLASNGSPLLANVYPWPTRVQMAQLRALQAKLTDIEWT